One window of Polynucleobacter sp. HIN5 genomic DNA carries:
- a CDS encoding DesA family fatty acid desaturase, whose amino-acid sequence MSAISSLHDGLIQWLAHGYLDWAWWQIVIFTLVMTHITIASVTIFLHRCQAHRALDLHAIPSHFFRFWLWLTTGMVTKEWASVHRKHHAKCESVEDPHSPQVLGIDTVLLRGAELYKVEAAKKETLEKFGHGTPDDWIEHNLYSRFTWQGVGLMLIIDLFLFGAIGATVWAVQMLWIPITAAGVINGIGHYWGYRNYDCEDASTNIVPWGILIGGEELHNNHHTYATSAKLSNKWYEFDIGWVYICALRSLGLAKVKKVPPKPVLSEVRPADDKTLEAIIANRYEIMARYSKTLKQCIANEFQHMQEFASHLKDARDWLYKDEAKLTVREKEKLEELMKTNSQLRKMIEMRRELHAIWGRSNATREQLLGQLRSWCNRAEEAGPHSLKEFSLRLRRYSNPA is encoded by the coding sequence ATGAGCGCCATTTCTAGTTTGCACGATGGATTGATCCAGTGGTTGGCCCACGGTTATTTGGACTGGGCTTGGTGGCAGATCGTGATCTTTACCCTGGTCATGACCCACATTACGATTGCCAGTGTTACGATTTTTTTACATCGTTGCCAGGCGCATCGAGCACTCGATCTTCATGCCATTCCCTCTCATTTCTTCCGGTTTTGGTTATGGCTCACTACTGGAATGGTAACTAAGGAGTGGGCCTCGGTTCACCGTAAACATCATGCGAAGTGCGAGTCCGTTGAAGATCCACATAGCCCGCAAGTTTTAGGAATCGATACTGTTCTTTTGCGCGGTGCAGAGCTTTACAAAGTCGAGGCAGCAAAGAAAGAGACACTGGAAAAATTTGGTCACGGTACTCCCGATGACTGGATTGAGCACAATCTCTATTCGCGCTTTACATGGCAAGGCGTTGGCCTGATGCTCATCATCGATTTATTTTTATTTGGTGCGATTGGCGCAACCGTTTGGGCTGTGCAAATGCTCTGGATCCCCATTACTGCCGCAGGCGTCATTAATGGAATCGGCCACTATTGGGGATATCGGAACTACGACTGTGAGGATGCATCAACCAATATCGTGCCTTGGGGTATCCTGATTGGTGGAGAAGAACTTCATAACAATCACCATACGTATGCAACGAGCGCCAAGTTATCGAATAAATGGTACGAGTTTGATATTGGCTGGGTTTACATATGCGCCTTGCGCTCACTCGGTTTGGCAAAGGTGAAAAAAGTCCCTCCCAAGCCCGTTCTTTCTGAAGTGCGTCCTGCGGATGATAAAACCTTAGAGGCTATTATTGCTAATCGCTACGAGATCATGGCGCGTTATAGCAAGACCCTAAAGCAGTGCATTGCAAATGAGTTTCAGCACATGCAGGAATTTGCATCGCACCTGAAGGATGCGCGCGATTGGCTTTATAAGGATGAAGCTAAATTGACAGTGCGTGAGAAAGAAAAACTCGAAGAACTTATGAAAACCAATTCTCAGTTGCGCAAGATGATTGAGATGCGTCGTGAGCTGCATGCAATTTGGGGGCGCTCAAACGCCACTCGTGAGCAATTGCTGGGACAGCTGCGTTCATGGTGTAATCGGGCCGAAGAGGCTGGTCCACACTCCCTCAAGGAATTTTCGCTTCGCTTGCGGCGCTACTCTAATCCAGCCTAA
- the rpmG gene encoding 50S ribosomal protein L33: MAKGAREKIKLESTAGTGHFYTTTKNKRTKPEKMEIMKFDPKARKHVAYKETKIK; the protein is encoded by the coding sequence ATGGCTAAAGGCGCACGCGAGAAAATCAAGTTAGAGTCGACCGCAGGTACTGGTCACTTTTACACTACCACTAAAAACAAACGCACCAAACCCGAGAAAATGGAGATCATGAAGTTTGATCCAAAAGCTCGTAAGCACGTTGCTTATAAAGAAACTAAGATTAAGTAA
- a CDS encoding branched-chain amino acid ABC transporter substrate-binding protein, with amino-acid sequence MKPYQRVFSYSVLSLTTVGLLAACGGKANDGDVKIGHVAPLTGSIAHMGKQNENGAVLAVEEINKAGLTINGKKVVLKLVPEDDAADPKTATQVAQKLVDAKVVAVVGHLNSGTTIPASKIYHDAGIAQISPSATNPEYTKQGFKTAFRLVATDAQQGPALADYVAKNLKAKVVAIIDDSTQYGKGLADEFEKTVKAAGIKVLPREATNDKATDFKAILTKVKAGKPDVIMYGGMDATGGPLAKQAKELGIKAKIVGGDGICTDKLAELAGDAINNVVCSEAAMALAKMEAGPEFQKKYKERFNIDVDIYAPFSYDAVYVIVDAMKRANSVESAKILAAMPQTQIKGLIGNIAFDGKGDLKESVITLYDYKDKKKSVLDIIKIQ; translated from the coding sequence ATGAAACCATATCAAAGGGTGTTTTCATATAGCGTACTTTCGCTTACAACAGTTGGATTATTAGCAGCTTGTGGAGGCAAGGCCAATGATGGCGACGTGAAGATTGGTCATGTGGCTCCACTGACTGGATCCATTGCGCATATGGGTAAGCAAAATGAAAACGGTGCAGTTTTGGCGGTTGAGGAAATCAACAAGGCGGGGCTAACCATCAATGGTAAGAAGGTGGTGCTAAAGCTAGTTCCGGAGGATGATGCCGCGGATCCCAAGACCGCTACTCAAGTTGCTCAAAAATTAGTTGATGCGAAAGTCGTAGCAGTGGTGGGTCACTTAAACTCTGGGACCACGATTCCTGCATCAAAGATTTACCATGATGCTGGCATTGCCCAAATTTCTCCATCGGCAACTAATCCTGAATATACCAAGCAGGGCTTCAAAACCGCTTTTCGTTTGGTGGCGACCGATGCGCAACAGGGCCCAGCTTTGGCCGATTATGTGGCCAAGAATTTAAAAGCAAAAGTGGTGGCAATCATTGATGATTCGACCCAATATGGCAAGGGCCTTGCTGACGAGTTTGAGAAAACGGTCAAAGCAGCTGGTATTAAAGTATTGCCCCGCGAGGCGACCAATGACAAGGCAACTGACTTTAAGGCCATTCTCACTAAAGTGAAGGCCGGTAAGCCTGATGTCATCATGTATGGCGGAATGGATGCCACGGGTGGCCCCTTAGCTAAGCAGGCCAAGGAGTTGGGGATCAAAGCCAAAATTGTGGGTGGCGACGGAATTTGTACCGATAAATTAGCCGAACTGGCTGGTGACGCAATTAACAACGTGGTTTGCTCAGAAGCAGCTATGGCTCTTGCAAAAATGGAAGCGGGCCCAGAGTTCCAGAAGAAATATAAAGAGCGCTTCAATATCGATGTCGATATCTATGCACCATTTTCCTATGATGCGGTTTATGTAATTGTGGATGCGATGAAACGGGCTAACTCAGTTGAGTCAGCGAAGATCCTGGCTGCTATGCCGCAAACGCAAATCAAGGGTTTGATTGGTAACATTGCTTTTGATGGTAAAGGCGATCTCAAAGAGAGTGTTATCACGCTGTACGATTACAAGGACAAGAAGAAGTCAGTCCTCGATATTATTAAGATCCAATAA
- a CDS encoding acetylornithine transaminase, with translation MNQLSDPRPVDAHSVMYITKRPDIIMMEGKGSWLVDQNGKRYLDFLQGWAVNCLGHCNPGIVAALNEQAQKLINPSPAFYNEPMIRLSDLLTSHSCFNKVFFANSGAEANEGAIKLARKWGQIHKGGAYEIITFDHSFHGRTLATMSASGKPGWDTLFAPQVPGFPKADLNDIESVKRCITDQTVAVMLEPVQGEGGVIPADDAFMKELRQLTKERNLLLIVDEVQAGFGRTGKLFAYQHFGIEPDIMTLGKGIGGGVPLAALLCTDAVACFVPGDQGGTYNGNALMTAVGISVIEQLLAPGFLDSVIQKGAFLQSELLKLCSEFGLKGERGKGLLRALMLGKDIGPSLVELARDYEPEGLLINSPRPDLLRFMPALNVTEEEILTMCATLRVLLKKLT, from the coding sequence ATGAATCAACTTTCTGATCCCCGTCCTGTTGATGCCCATTCGGTGATGTATATCACCAAGCGGCCCGACATCATCATGATGGAGGGTAAGGGTTCGTGGTTGGTTGATCAAAATGGCAAGCGCTACTTGGACTTCCTCCAAGGATGGGCCGTGAATTGCTTGGGGCACTGCAATCCTGGCATTGTTGCTGCGTTAAATGAGCAAGCTCAGAAATTAATTAACCCTAGTCCAGCGTTCTATAACGAACCGATGATTCGGTTATCCGATTTACTGACGAGCCATAGCTGCTTTAACAAAGTATTTTTTGCTAATAGTGGCGCCGAAGCCAATGAGGGCGCTATTAAGCTTGCCAGAAAGTGGGGGCAAATCCACAAAGGCGGTGCTTATGAAATTATTACCTTTGATCATAGTTTTCATGGGCGGACCTTAGCAACGATGAGTGCATCGGGCAAGCCGGGCTGGGATACTCTCTTTGCCCCCCAAGTGCCAGGCTTTCCGAAGGCTGATCTCAATGATATTGAATCGGTTAAGCGCTGCATCACCGATCAAACGGTTGCCGTCATGCTTGAGCCTGTCCAGGGTGAAGGTGGCGTCATTCCTGCTGATGATGCCTTCATGAAAGAACTGCGCCAGCTCACTAAAGAACGCAATCTATTGCTCATCGTTGATGAAGTGCAGGCTGGTTTTGGAAGAACCGGTAAATTGTTTGCCTACCAACACTTTGGGATTGAGCCCGACATCATGACCCTTGGTAAAGGAATTGGTGGAGGCGTGCCACTCGCGGCCCTTTTATGCACCGATGCAGTCGCCTGCTTTGTGCCTGGCGACCAAGGTGGTACCTACAACGGCAATGCTTTGATGACTGCGGTCGGGATTAGTGTGATTGAACAACTCTTAGCTCCTGGCTTTTTGGACTCAGTGATTCAAAAAGGAGCATTCCTGCAAAGTGAATTACTGAAACTTTGCTCTGAGTTCGGGCTAAAAGGCGAGCGTGGCAAAGGTCTTCTTCGGGCTCTCATGCTCGGTAAAGATATCGGCCCCTCCTTGGTCGAGCTTGCAAGAGATTACGAGCCCGAGGGCTTACTGATTAATTCGCCTAGACCCGATCTACTGCGCTTTATGCCTGCACTCAATGTCACCGAAGAGGAAATCCTCACGATGTGTGCTACCTTGCGGGTCTTGCTAAAGAAACTGACTTAA
- a CDS encoding ABC transporter permease subunit, giving the protein MLKQLFYRTSRRDQQRFWVVSAIILLALPWIVGSVGGNYWVRVLDFALLYIVLALGLNVVIGFAGLLDLGYIAFYAVGAYSYALLASPHLTTQFPAIAALFPAGLHFPLWGALILSFGLAAIFGVLLGFPTLKLRGDYLAIVTLGFGEIIRIFLNNLDRPLNLTNGPKGIGNIDPIDLFGIKLSKPISIWGLEIPSLYLLFYFFLILAVLVALVCSRLEHSRIGRAWVAIREDEIAAEAMGIETRNMKLLAFAIGASFAGAAGVLFAAFQGFVSPESFTLWESIVVLAMVVMGGMGHIPGVILGAILLAVFPELLRSIAAPIQQFLFGSVLVDTEIIRQLLYGLALILIMLYRPNGIWQKPDTLKASNG; this is encoded by the coding sequence GTGCTTAAACAACTTTTTTATCGCACATCTCGTCGTGATCAACAACGATTTTGGGTTGTCAGTGCGATCATATTATTAGCGCTACCATGGATTGTGGGCTCGGTTGGCGGCAACTACTGGGTTCGCGTTTTGGATTTTGCCTTGCTGTACATCGTTCTCGCATTAGGCCTCAATGTGGTGATTGGTTTTGCGGGCTTACTTGATTTGGGCTACATCGCTTTTTATGCAGTAGGCGCCTATAGTTATGCTTTGCTGGCCTCGCCCCATCTCACCACCCAATTTCCTGCGATTGCCGCACTTTTTCCTGCAGGACTTCATTTTCCATTGTGGGGCGCACTCATCCTCTCTTTTGGCCTAGCTGCGATCTTTGGAGTGCTTCTAGGATTTCCAACGTTAAAGTTACGCGGCGATTATTTGGCGATTGTGACCTTAGGGTTTGGGGAAATTATTCGGATCTTCTTAAATAATCTGGATCGCCCCCTTAATTTGACAAATGGGCCTAAGGGGATTGGCAACATTGATCCAATTGACCTCTTTGGTATCAAGCTCTCAAAGCCAATCAGCATCTGGGGCCTAGAGATTCCTTCGCTGTATTTACTCTTCTATTTTTTCTTAATCCTTGCCGTACTGGTTGCTTTGGTTTGCTCACGTCTAGAGCATTCCCGCATTGGTCGCGCATGGGTAGCGATTCGTGAGGATGAGATCGCCGCGGAAGCAATGGGCATTGAGACTCGTAATATGAAATTACTGGCATTTGCGATTGGCGCAAGTTTTGCAGGTGCCGCAGGGGTATTATTTGCCGCCTTTCAGGGCTTTGTGTCGCCTGAGTCGTTCACCCTATGGGAATCCATTGTGGTTCTAGCCATGGTGGTGATGGGCGGTATGGGGCATATTCCCGGGGTGATTCTTGGGGCAATCTTACTCGCTGTTTTCCCTGAACTCTTGCGTAGCATCGCTGCCCCCATTCAGCAGTTTCTCTTTGGATCGGTCCTCGTCGATACCGAAATTATTCGTCAGTTACTGTATGGCTTAGCGCTGATCCTCATCATGCTCTATCGACCCAATGGCATTTGGCAAAAACCGGACACCTTGAAAGCCTCAAACGGATGA
- the ispH gene encoding 4-hydroxy-3-methylbut-2-enyl diphosphate reductase: MQSNPLPSESAEILLAQPRGFCAGVDRAINIVNEALSRFGAPIYVRHEIVHNKYVVDELRAKGAIFVDEIDEIPRGAIVIYSAHGVSQQVRQDAAERGLQVYDATCPLVTKVHVEVVKLCKDGFTVFMIGHAGHPEVEGTMGQVDSGIVLIENLTDVEKLNFSADERLAFVTQTTLSVDETKEIVNALTKKFPKIIQPKKQDICYATQNRQDAVKFMAPQVQLVIVVGSKASSNSNRLRELAEKLGVPAYMVDAPDQLRPEWFEGKKRVGLTAGASAPESLAQAIVARIQEFGPRHIRSLDGVVEDVTFSLPKNLTHPV, from the coding sequence ATGCAAAGTAATCCTTTACCGTCTGAAAGTGCTGAAATACTCTTGGCGCAGCCCAGGGGATTTTGTGCCGGCGTCGATCGAGCGATCAACATCGTGAACGAGGCTCTCAGTCGTTTTGGTGCACCGATTTATGTGCGTCATGAAATCGTGCATAACAAATATGTGGTTGATGAATTGCGTGCGAAGGGTGCCATATTTGTTGACGAGATCGATGAAATTCCGCGTGGAGCGATAGTGATCTACAGTGCCCACGGGGTTTCCCAGCAGGTTCGCCAAGACGCTGCCGAGCGAGGCTTGCAAGTGTATGACGCAACCTGCCCCTTGGTGACCAAAGTGCATGTTGAAGTGGTGAAGTTGTGCAAAGATGGGTTTACGGTATTCATGATTGGTCATGCTGGCCACCCAGAAGTTGAGGGAACCATGGGACAGGTTGATAGTGGAATTGTTTTGATTGAAAACCTGACCGATGTAGAAAAACTCAATTTTTCTGCTGATGAGCGTTTAGCATTTGTGACCCAAACGACTCTTTCGGTGGATGAAACGAAAGAAATTGTGAATGCACTCACCAAAAAATTCCCCAAAATTATTCAACCAAAAAAGCAGGATATTTGTTACGCTACTCAAAATCGACAAGATGCCGTGAAATTCATGGCGCCCCAAGTTCAATTGGTGATTGTCGTGGGAAGTAAGGCGAGCTCGAATTCTAATCGTCTGCGCGAATTGGCTGAAAAATTAGGCGTACCGGCCTACATGGTTGATGCGCCCGATCAGCTTCGCCCCGAATGGTTTGAAGGTAAGAAGCGTGTTGGTTTAACCGCAGGTGCATCTGCACCAGAGAGTCTCGCGCAAGCGATCGTGGCTCGTATTCAAGAGTTTGGTCCACGTCACATTCGATCTTTGGATGGGGTTGTGGAGGATGTAACCTTCTCTTTACCAAAAAACCTGACGCATCCTGTTTAA
- a CDS encoding ABC transporter ATP-binding protein: MSDLLTISGVSKRFGGIQALDDVGIRVRAGAIGGLIGPNGAGKTTFFNVITGLYPADQGTFELQGRPYSPHSVSQVTQAGIARTFQNIRLFKEMTALENVMVGCHCRSSIGMWGAILGTQSNRREERAIREKSLALLAYVGLQDYTRHKAKNLSYGYQRRLEIARALATEPILLALDEPAAGMNASEKLELKELILKIRADGKTILLIEHDVHLVMSLCDHLTVLDYGKVIADGLPDAVRSHPEVIRAYLGGAAA; encoded by the coding sequence ATGAGCGATCTTTTAACGATTTCTGGAGTATCGAAGCGCTTTGGAGGCATTCAGGCGCTTGATGATGTGGGCATTCGTGTGCGCGCTGGAGCAATTGGAGGACTGATTGGTCCCAATGGAGCTGGCAAGACCACTTTCTTTAATGTCATCACCGGCTTATATCCGGCCGATCAGGGAACATTTGAGCTCCAGGGCCGGCCGTATTCTCCCCATTCAGTATCTCAGGTCACCCAAGCAGGTATTGCTAGAACCTTTCAGAACATTCGCTTATTTAAAGAGATGACTGCACTAGAGAACGTCATGGTGGGATGCCATTGCCGCTCCTCGATTGGGATGTGGGGCGCTATCTTGGGTACGCAATCCAATCGCCGTGAAGAGCGCGCTATCCGTGAAAAATCACTTGCCTTGCTCGCGTATGTTGGCTTGCAAGACTACACGCGGCATAAGGCTAAAAATTTATCCTACGGCTACCAACGACGTCTTGAAATTGCGCGCGCCTTAGCTACTGAACCGATTTTATTGGCTCTTGATGAACCGGCAGCCGGGATGAATGCAAGCGAGAAGCTGGAACTAAAAGAATTAATCCTAAAGATCCGAGCTGATGGCAAAACTATTTTGCTCATTGAGCACGATGTGCATCTCGTAATGAGTCTTTGTGATCATTTGACGGTGCTTGATTATGGCAAGGTGATTGCCGATGGATTGCCCGATGCGGTACGCAGTCATCCAGAGGTGATCCGAGCTTACTTGGGCGGGGCGGCAGCATGA
- a CDS encoding ABC transporter ATP-binding protein: MSTTPLLELKHLKLSYGGIAAVKGIDFYINAGELVTLIGANGAGKTTTLKVIAGLLKPSAGSIQFLGHAIGGRPAYELAELGIGLVPEGRGVFARMTILENLQMGAYIRQGSQLSESIDRDIEVVLATFPRLRERLSQLAGTLSGGEQQMVAMARAMMAKPKLLLLDEPSMGLAPLMVETIFEVIQKLNQQGMTILLVEQNARLALSMADRAYVMESGAITLSGSADQLFNDDRVREAYLGVDIKTKEAKET; encoded by the coding sequence ATGAGCACAACACCTCTTTTAGAGCTCAAGCATCTAAAGTTGTCGTATGGAGGAATTGCCGCCGTTAAAGGGATTGATTTTTATATTAACGCTGGAGAGTTGGTTACCTTGATCGGCGCAAATGGTGCGGGCAAAACAACGACGCTAAAAGTAATCGCTGGCCTTCTCAAGCCAAGCGCCGGATCGATTCAATTCTTAGGGCACGCCATAGGGGGGCGGCCGGCCTATGAGTTGGCCGAGCTTGGGATTGGATTGGTGCCAGAAGGCCGGGGGGTGTTCGCCAGAATGACCATTTTGGAGAACCTGCAAATGGGTGCGTACATCCGCCAGGGTTCTCAATTGTCGGAGAGTATTGACCGCGACATTGAGGTAGTACTGGCAACCTTTCCGCGCCTGCGCGAACGTTTGTCGCAATTGGCTGGCACCCTCTCTGGTGGTGAGCAGCAAATGGTAGCGATGGCTCGGGCCATGATGGCTAAGCCAAAGCTTCTCTTATTGGATGAGCCCTCGATGGGGCTGGCACCACTGATGGTAGAAACCATTTTTGAGGTGATTCAAAAGCTCAATCAGCAGGGCATGACGATTTTGCTCGTCGAGCAAAATGCCCGCTTGGCCTTATCCATGGCAGACCGAGCGTATGTGATGGAGAGTGGAGCGATTACCTTATCGGGATCAGCCGATCAGTTATTCAATGACGACCGGGTCCGTGAAGCGTATTTGGGTGTGGATATAAAAACTAAAGAGGCCAAAGAGACTTAA
- a CDS encoding branched-chain amino acid ABC transporter permease gives MDILLQQILNGLVLGSIYALIALGYSMVYGILGIINFAHGEVLMIGAMVSLTLITLITQLPLGLPPWVVLVLVLLMTMAVCAMVSYLIERFAYRPLRHAPRLAPLISAIGVSVLLQTLAMMIWSRNPMTYPQLLPSTPIDVFGLGATITGKEIVIIITSFSVMALLLLIVQKTKLGRAMRATAEQPNVAALMGVNPNQVISITFMLGGALAALAGIMMATNYGNVHFSMGFIPGLKAFTAAVLGGIGNIQGAMLGGLLLGLIEAIGAGYISDWTGGLLGSNYQDIFAFMVLILVLVFRPRGLLGERVSDRA, from the coding sequence ATGGATATTCTGCTGCAGCAGATTTTGAATGGCCTAGTACTGGGCAGTATCTATGCTTTGATTGCATTGGGCTACTCCATGGTCTATGGGATCTTGGGAATCATTAATTTTGCCCATGGCGAAGTTCTCATGATCGGAGCCATGGTATCGCTCACCCTGATTACGCTGATTACGCAATTACCACTGGGTTTGCCACCATGGGTAGTATTGGTTCTAGTTTTATTGATGACCATGGCCGTGTGCGCCATGGTCAGCTATTTGATTGAGCGTTTTGCCTATCGGCCGTTGCGCCATGCACCTCGTTTGGCACCATTGATTTCTGCGATTGGCGTCTCGGTTTTATTACAAACTTTGGCCATGATGATCTGGTCACGCAATCCCATGACCTATCCACAGCTATTGCCCTCAACACCTATCGATGTCTTTGGTTTAGGGGCAACCATTACGGGTAAGGAAATTGTGATTATTATTACGTCCTTTTCGGTCATGGCTTTATTGCTCTTGATTGTCCAAAAGACCAAGCTCGGACGGGCGATGCGCGCAACTGCTGAGCAACCGAATGTGGCTGCACTAATGGGCGTTAATCCCAACCAGGTCATTTCGATCACGTTTATGTTGGGGGGTGCACTTGCGGCCCTTGCTGGGATCATGATGGCAACTAATTACGGCAATGTGCATTTCTCAATGGGATTTATTCCTGGATTAAAAGCCTTTACGGCTGCAGTGCTGGGAGGCATCGGCAATATTCAGGGGGCGATGTTAGGTGGACTCTTACTTGGTCTGATCGAGGCAATTGGGGCTGGATACATTAGCGATTGGACTGGAGGTCTCTTAGGGTCTAACTATCAAGATATTTTTGCCTTCATGGTTTTAATCTTAGTGTTGGTATTTAGGCCTCGCGGTTTATTGGGTGAGCGAGTATCGGATCGTGCTTAA
- the rpmB gene encoding 50S ribosomal protein L28 translates to MAKVCQVTGKKPMVGNNVSHANNKTKRRFLPNLQNRRFWVESENRWVSLRLTNAGLRLIDKNGIDSVLADLRARGQV, encoded by the coding sequence ATGGCAAAAGTTTGCCAAGTCACTGGGAAAAAGCCGATGGTCGGCAACAATGTTTCCCATGCAAACAACAAAACAAAGCGTCGCTTTTTGCCTAATTTGCAAAATCGTCGTTTCTGGGTTGAGTCTGAAAATCGTTGGGTTAGCTTACGCTTAACCAACGCCGGACTTCGTTTAATTGACAAGAATGGTATTGATTCTGTTTTGGCAGATCTTCGTGCCCGCGGACAAGTTTAA
- the radC gene encoding RadC family protein: MSQWPKAQQPREKLIRQGAASLSDAELLAIFLRSGVKGKSAVSLAQDLLSQFGGMQGLVNAPVSDIYRCHGIGPSKWAQIKAAYELVKRCLHESLSQQAIFSSSTQVREFLQTKIARLEHEVFLCLYLDNSNRLIECQELFRGSIDQTAIYPREIIKECLNRNASALVIAHNHPGGNPLPSPNDEAITHELRQALRWVNIALLDHCIVAKHGFFSFSDAGLIERPINESVY, translated from the coding sequence ATCTCGCAATGGCCAAAAGCACAACAGCCCCGTGAGAAATTAATCCGCCAAGGCGCCGCCTCCCTATCTGATGCTGAGCTCTTAGCTATTTTTCTGCGGTCTGGGGTTAAAGGTAAAAGCGCTGTTTCATTGGCACAAGATTTGCTCAGTCAATTCGGAGGGATGCAAGGCCTCGTGAACGCACCTGTTTCTGATATTTACCGCTGCCATGGGATAGGGCCGTCAAAATGGGCTCAAATCAAGGCCGCTTATGAGCTGGTGAAACGCTGCCTTCATGAAAGCCTCTCTCAACAAGCGATATTCTCATCCTCAACCCAAGTCAGGGAGTTTTTACAAACCAAAATTGCCAGACTGGAGCACGAGGTATTTCTTTGTCTGTATTTAGACAACAGCAATCGCCTCATCGAGTGCCAAGAGCTCTTTCGGGGATCGATTGATCAAACCGCCATTTACCCCAGAGAAATCATTAAAGAATGTCTTAATCGAAATGCTAGCGCCCTGGTGATTGCCCACAACCACCCTGGGGGCAACCCACTTCCCAGCCCCAATGATGAGGCCATTACCCACGAACTAAGGCAAGCACTCCGCTGGGTCAATATTGCGCTCCTGGACCATTGCATCGTGGCAAAGCATGGTTTTTTCTCATTTTCGGATGCAGGTTTAATAGAAAGGCCTATAAATGAGAGTGTTTACTAA
- a CDS encoding FKBP-type peptidyl-prolyl cis-trans isomerase, with translation MRSAVLSPQDAFGEHKPELIQWVGMDVLLANTDEVPEFAPGDMIEFNAPSGAQYAGVLQSINEEGAWFDFNHPLAGKQLSFEAEIIAIL, from the coding sequence ATGCGCTCGGCTGTTCTAAGCCCGCAAGATGCGTTTGGGGAGCACAAGCCCGAGCTCATCCAGTGGGTGGGTATGGATGTATTGTTAGCCAATACCGATGAAGTTCCAGAATTTGCCCCGGGCGATATGATTGAATTTAATGCGCCTAGCGGTGCACAATATGCAGGTGTACTGCAATCCATTAATGAGGAGGGTGCGTGGTTTGATTTCAACCACCCTCTCGCAGGTAAGCAGTTAAGTTTTGAAGCAGAAATTATTGCCATTTTGTAA